The Rathayibacter caricis DSM 15933 genomic sequence GACGCCTCGGACTCCGCCCGGAGACGGTCGCGCCGCGTGGCGCTGCGGGTCTGCTCGGCCGCGGAGGACTCGGCGGAGTCCGTGGCGGGAGTCTCTCCCCGGCCGCGCGGACGCTCGCCCGGCTCCTCGGGCAGCACGGAGACCTCGTCGCGCGAGGCGGACCCGGCGGACACGGGTCCGACGCCCGAGGCGGGGTCCGGCTCCGGAGGCGCGACGTGCGAGGAGCGGGACGGACGGGCCGAGGGGATGCCGAGCGTGCCGACATCGACGGAGTCGTCCTCGACGGGCGCCGGCGCGGTGGACCGCCGCCGCAGCGGCGGATCGACCCGCACGCCGTCGGGGATCCGGGTCGGAGCAGTGTCGCTCTCGCGGGGCACGTACTGCGTCGAGTCCCTCACCGCGTCGAGCGCGGTGCGGGGCACGGGGCCGGTGTCGGGCTGTTCGTCGTTGCGCTCATCCATGCGAACGAGCCTCCTTCCGCTTGCGGTCAGTGTACCGGCGGCCCGTTCGGGGGCGCCGGGCCTTGGAGCCCCCGGGCTCCGACTGCTAGGGCCTGCTGAACACGATCTCGCGTGCTCGCGACGGCGATCTCGCGTTCACCAGGCCCTAGGACGCCTCGACGACGACCAGCAGATCGCCCGCGTCGACCTGCTGCGTGACCGGGACGGCGAGCCGTCGGACGGTGCCCGCGACCGGAGTCGTGATGGCCGCCTCCATCTTCATCGCCTCGATCGTCGCGATCGCGGCTCCCGCCGCCACGACGTCGCCCACGGCGACCTTGAGCGTCACGACCCCCGCGAACGGCGCGGCGACCTGACCGGGGACGGTCCGGTCCGCCTTCTCGGCACTCGTCGTGTCGACCGCGACGGTCGTGTCGCGGACGAACACCGGCCGCAGCTGCCCGTTCAGGGTGGTCATCACCGTCCGCATGCCCTTGTCGTCCACGTCGCCGATCGCCTCGAGCCCGACGTAGAGGCGGACACCGCGCGCGATCTCGACCACGTGCTCCTCGCCCTGCCGCAGGCCGTAGAGGTAGTCGGCCGTGTCGAGGGCCGAGACGTCGCCGTACGACTCGCGCACGTCGAGGAACTGCTGGGCGGGGCCGGGGAACAGCAGCCGGTTCAGGGTGGCGCGCCGAGCGTCCGCGTCCTCACCGAGCAGCACCGCGCGGTCCTCGGGCGAGAGGTCGGCCACTCCGATGCGCACGTCGCGCCCCTCGAGCACCCGGGTGCGGAACGGCTCGGGCCAGCCTCCGGGCAGCTCGCCGAGCTCGCCCGCCATGAAGCCGACGACGGAGTCGGGGATGTCGTAGGCCTGCGGGTTCTCTGCGAAGTCGGCGGGGTCGGCGTCGACCGCGGCGAGGTGGAGGGCGAGGTCGCCGACGACCTTGGAGGACGGCGTGACCTTGGGGACCCGTCCGAGGATCCCGTTCGCGGCGGCGTAGAGGTCCTCGACGACCTCGAAGCGGTCGGCGAGGCCGAGCGCGATCGCCTGCTGGCGCAGGTTCGAGAGCTGGCCGCCGGGGATCTCGTGGCGGTACACCCGCCCGGTCGGTCCGGGCAGGCCGGACTCGAACGGGCGGTAGAGGCGGCGGACCGCCTCCCAGTAGGGCTCGAGATCCGAGACGGCGTCGAGGTCGAGCCCGGTGTCGCGGGGCGTGTGCGCGAGGGCGGCGACCAGGGCCGAGAGCGAGGGCTGGCTCGTGGTGCCCGCCATCGGCGCGGACGCGGCGTCGACGGCGTCGGCACCCGCCTCCGCCGCGGCGAGCAGGGTGGCGAGCTGACCGCCGGGAGTGTCGTGGGTGTGCACGTGCACCGGCAGGTCGAACCTCCCGCGCAGCGCCTCGACGAGGCGGGCGGCGGCGTACGGGCGCAGCAGCCCCGCCATGTCCTTGATCGCGAGCACGTGGGCCCCCGCGTCGACGATCTGCTCGGCGAGCCGGAGGTAGTAGTCGAGGGTGTAGAGGTCCTCAGCCGGATCGAGCAGGTCGCCGGTGTAGCAGACGGCCACCTCGGCGACCGTGGTGCCCGTCGCGAGCACGGCGTCGATGGCGGGCCGCATCTGCGACACGTCGTTGAGCGCGTCGAAGATGCGGAAGACGTCGACGCCGGTGGCGGCGGCCTCGCGGACGAACGCGTCGGTCACCTCCGTCGGGTAGGGCGTGTAGCCGACGGTGTTGCGGCCGCGGAGCAACATCTGGATCGCGACGTTCGGCAGGGCCGAGCGCAGGGCCGCGAGCCGCTCCCACGGGTCCTCGCCGAGGAAGCGGAGCGCGACGTCGTAGGTGGCGCCGCCCCAGGCCTCGACCGAGAGCAGCTGCGGGGTGAGCCGGGCGACGGAGGGGGCGACCGCCACGAGGTCGCGCGAGCGGACCCGCGTCGCCAGGAGGGACTGGTGCGCGTCGCGGAAGGTCGTGTCCGTCACCGCGAGGGCGGTCTGCGCGCGCAGGGCGTCGGCGAAGCCCTTCGGACCGAGCTCCAGCAGGCGCTGCCTGGACCCGGCGGGAGCAGGAGCCGCGAGGTCGACGGCCGGCAGCTTGTCGACGGGCGGCAGTCCCGGCGGTCGGGCGCCGTGCGGCTGGTTCACCGTGACCTCGGCGAGCCAGGTCAGCAGCTTCGTCCCTCGGTCGCGGGACTCGCGTCCGGCGAGCAGCCCCGGCCTCTCGTCGATGAAGGACGTGCTGAGGTCTCCCGCGGCGAACGACGCATCGTCCAGCACGGCCTGCAGGAACGGGATGTTCGTCGAGACGCCGCGGATCCGGAACTCGGCGAGAGCGCGCTTGGCGCGGGCCACCGCCGCCGGGAAGTCGCGGCCGCGGCAGGTGAGCTTGGCGAGCATCGAGTCGAAGTGCGGGCTGATCTGAGCACCCGGGTTGATCGTGCCGCCGTCGAGGCGGATCCCACCGCCGCCCGGCGAGCGGTACGTGGTGATCTTGCCGGTGTCCGGACGGAAGCCGGCCGCCGGGTCCTCGGTGGTGATGCGACACTGCAGCGCCGCCCCGTGCAGTCGCAGCTCGCTCTGGGTCAGCCCCAGCTCGGCGAGGGTCGCCCCGGCGGCGATCCGCATCTGCGAGGCGACGAGGTCGACGTCGGTGACCTCCTCCGTCACCGTGTGCTCGACCTGGATGCGCGGGTTCATCTCGATGAACACGTGCTCGCCCGCCCGCTCCCCCGCCGTGTCCAGGAGGAACTCGACCGTGCCCGCGTTGACGTACCCGATCGACCGGGCGAAGGCGATGGCGTCGCGGTGCATCGCCTGCCGGGTCGTCTCGTCGAGGTTCGGCGCGGGCGCGATCTCGACGACCTTCTGGTGCCGTCGCTGCACGGAGCAGTCGCGCTCGAACAGGTGGACCGTCTCTCCGTCGGCGTCGGCGAGGATCTGCACCTCGATGTGCCGGGGCCGGACGACCGCCTGCTCGAGGAACATCGTCGGATCGCCGAACGCACTGTCGGCCTCCCGCATGGCGGCCTCGAGGGCCGCGCGGAGGTCCTCCGGAGCGTCGACGCGCCGCATGCCGCGACCTCCTCCCCCAGCGACCGCCTTCGCGAAGATCGGGAAGCCGATCTCCTCGGCGCCCGCGAGCAGCTCGTCGAGATCGCGCGACGCCGGGGTGGAGCGCAGCACCGGCACGCCGGCGGCCCGCGCGTGCTCCTTCGCCGTGACCTTGTTGCCCGCCATCTCGAGGACCCGGGCCGGAGGACCGATGAACGCGATGCCGGCGTCAGCCGCCGCTCGAGCGAGCTCGGGGTTCTCGGAGAGGAACCCGTAGCCGGGGTAGATCGCGTCGGCTCCGCACTCGAGGGCGACCCGGATGATCTCGGCCACATCGAGGTAGGCGCGGACCGGATGCCCCTTCTCGCCGATCTGGTAGGCCTCGTCGGCCTTCAGCC encodes the following:
- a CDS encoding pyruvate carboxylase, producing MFSKILVANRGEIAIRAFRAAYELGARTVAVFPYEDRNSMHRLKADEAYQIGEKGHPVRAYLDVAEIIRVALECGADAIYPGYGFLSENPELARAAADAGIAFIGPPARVLEMAGNKVTAKEHARAAGVPVLRSTPASRDLDELLAGAEEIGFPIFAKAVAGGGGRGMRRVDAPEDLRAALEAAMREADSAFGDPTMFLEQAVVRPRHIEVQILADADGETVHLFERDCSVQRRHQKVVEIAPAPNLDETTRQAMHRDAIAFARSIGYVNAGTVEFLLDTAGERAGEHVFIEMNPRIQVEHTVTEEVTDVDLVASQMRIAAGATLAELGLTQSELRLHGAALQCRITTEDPAAGFRPDTGKITTYRSPGGGGIRLDGGTINPGAQISPHFDSMLAKLTCRGRDFPAAVARAKRALAEFRIRGVSTNIPFLQAVLDDASFAAGDLSTSFIDERPGLLAGRESRDRGTKLLTWLAEVTVNQPHGARPPGLPPVDKLPAVDLAAPAPAGSRQRLLELGPKGFADALRAQTALAVTDTTFRDAHQSLLATRVRSRDLVAVAPSVARLTPQLLSVEAWGGATYDVALRFLGEDPWERLAALRSALPNVAIQMLLRGRNTVGYTPYPTEVTDAFVREAAATGVDVFRIFDALNDVSQMRPAIDAVLATGTTVAEVAVCYTGDLLDPAEDLYTLDYYLRLAEQIVDAGAHVLAIKDMAGLLRPYAAARLVEALRGRFDLPVHVHTHDTPGGQLATLLAAAEAGADAVDAASAPMAGTTSQPSLSALVAALAHTPRDTGLDLDAVSDLEPYWEAVRRLYRPFESGLPGPTGRVYRHEIPGGQLSNLRQQAIALGLADRFEVVEDLYAAANGILGRVPKVTPSSKVVGDLALHLAAVDADPADFAENPQAYDIPDSVVGFMAGELGELPGGWPEPFRTRVLEGRDVRIGVADLSPEDRAVLLGEDADARRATLNRLLFPGPAQQFLDVRESYGDVSALDTADYLYGLRQGEEHVVEIARGVRLYVGLEAIGDVDDKGMRTVMTTLNGQLRPVFVRDTTVAVDTTSAEKADRTVPGQVAAPFAGVVTLKVAVGDVVAAGAAIATIEAMKMEAAITTPVAGTVRRLAVPVTQQVDAGDLLVVVEAS